A region of the Mycobacterium sp. NBC_00419 genome:
TCACCAGGGTGATCTCGATGAGCTCACGCACATTGGGCGGCAGGTCGGCGGGCAGCGGCGCCGGTGTCTCCTTGATGTGCTTCATCGCCACCGTCAGGGCGCCGTCGCCGACGAACGGACGCTTGCCCGAAACCGCTTCGTAGCCAACAACTCCCAACGCGTAGACGTCGCTGGCGGCGGTGGCGTCGTGGCCCAGGGCCTGTTCGGGCGCGATGTATTGCGCGGTGCCCATCACCATGCCCGTCTGGGTGACGGGGGCGGCGTCGACGGCCTTGGCGATACCGAAGTCGGTCAGCTTCACCTGGCCGGTCGGGGTGATGAGGATGTTGCCTGGCTTGACGTCGCGGTGCACCAGACCGGCGGCGTGCGCCACCTGCAGCGCGCGCCCGGTCTGCTCCAGCATGTCCAGGGCGTGGCGCAACGACAGCCGGCCGGTGCGCTTGATGACGGAGTTCAGCGGCTCGCCGTTGACCAGTTCCATCACCAGATAGGCGGTGCGGCCCTCGCCGTCCATGTCGGTCTCGCCGTAGTCGTGCACGGCCGCGATCCCGGGGTGGTTGAGCATCGCGACGGTGCGCGCCTCGGCGCGGAACCGCTCGACGAACTCGGGGTCAGAGGAGTACTCCGCCTTGAGCACCTTCACGGCCACCCGCCGGCCCAGCCGGCTGTCGACGGCCTCCCACACCTGGCCCATGCCGCCGGTCGCAATGAGGCGCTGCAGCCGGTACCGGCCGGACAGCGTCACTCCCACGCGCGGGCTCATGGCTTGCCTCGCTTCGCTCGACTGCGCGGGCTCATGGCTTGCCTCGCTTCGCTCGACTGCGCGGGCTCACGATGCCCCCTGCAATGCCGCCGCAATAGTTGCCCGCCCGATCGGCGCGGCCAGCGACCCACCGGTTGCGGAGAGGCGGTCGCCGCCGTTCTCGATCAGCACCGCGATTGCGACCTTCGGGTTCTGTGCCGGGGCGAACGCGATGTACCAAGCATGTGGTGGGGTGTTCCTCGGGTCGGTGCCGTGCTCGGCGGTACCGGTCTTGGAGGCGATCTGGACGCCCGGAATCGCTCCCTTTTGCTGGGTGAGCTGTTCGGCACCGATCATCAAATCAGTTAGCTTAGCGGCGACCTGGGGAGAAACCGCACGCCGCTGCTCCTGCGGCGCGGTGGTGGCGATGTTCGACAGGTCGGGCCCCTTGAGGCTGTCGACCAGGTAGGGCTGCATCAGCACCCCGGAGTTGGCGATCGTTGCCGCCACCTCCGCGTTCTGCAACGGCGTCACAGCCACGTCCTTCTGACCCATACTCGACATTCCCAGCGCCGCGGCGTCGACGATCGGGCCGGTGGTGGACTCGGCGACCTCCAACGGGATCGGCGCCGGTGCACTATCCAGCCCGAACGCTTGCGCGGTGCTGCGCAGTGCTTCGGCACCCACCCGGATACCCAGTTCGACGAAGGCGGTATTGCAGGATCGGGCGAATGCGTCGCGCAGCGAGGCCGTCGGGCCGTCACCGCACGGGGTGCCGCCGTAGTTCTCCAAGGTCGCGGTGCTGTTGGGCAGCTGAATCTGGGGGGCGGCGGTCAGTTGGTCGGTATCGCTGACGCCGGCCTGCAGCGCGGCGGCGGTGGTGATCACCTTGAACGTGGAGCCGGGCGGGAAGGTCTCGGCGATGGCCCGGTTGGTCAGCGGCGAGCCGGGGTCGTCGCGCAACTGCTGCCAGGCCTTGCCCTGCTCCTCGGTGTCGTGGGTGGCCAGCAGATTGGGGTCGTAGGACGGCGCGGACACCATCGCCAGGATCTTGCCGGTGGACGGCTCCAGCGCCACCACCGAGCCCTTGCACGGCCCGTTGCAGCCCTGCTCCATCGCTTCCCACGCGGCCTGCTGCACCCGCGGGATGATCGTCGTGTCGACGTTGCCGCCGCGCGGATCGCGGCCGGTGAAGAAGTCGGCCAGCCTGCGGCCGAACAGGCGCTGGTCGGAGCCGTTGAGAATGGTGTCCTCGGCACGCTCCAGGCCGCTGCTGGAGTAGCGCAGCGAGTAGAAGCCCGTAACCGGTGCGTACGCAAAGGGATTCGGGTACACCCGCAGGAACCGGTAATGGCCGCTGGTGGACACCGAGTAGGCCAGCAGCTGGCCGCCCGCGGTGATCTGCCCGCGCTGCCGGGAGTACTCGTCGAGCAGCACCCGCTGGTTGCGCGGATCGGCCCGCAGGCCGTCAGCGCGGAACACCTGGGTGACCGTCGCGTTGACCAGCAGCAGCACGATCAACGCCATGATCATGATCGAGATACGTCGCAGTGAGGTGTTCATACTCGCTCGATCACCTCGGTGCTGGCCGCCGCGATCGGGGTGTGCGGGTTGGTCATGATCGGCCGCCGCGCGGCGTGGGAGATCTTCACCAGGATCGCCAGCAGCAGGTAGTTGGCCACCAGCGATGAGCCGCCGTAGGACATCCACGGTGTGGTGAGGCCGGTCAGCGGGATCAGTCCGGTGACACCGCCGACGACGATGAACAGCTGGATGGCCAGTGTGGAGGCCAGCCCCGCGGCCAGCAGCTTGCCGAAGCTGTCCCGCACCGCGATCGCGGTGCGCAGCCCGCGCACGATCAGGATTGTGTACAGCAGCAGCACGCCGGCCAGGCCGACCAGGCCGAGCTCCTCGCCGACGGCGGCGATGATGAAGTCCGTCGACGCGGCGGGCACGGTCCCGGGCTGGCCGTTACCCAGGCCGGTGCCGAAGATGCCGCCGGTGGCGAAGCTGAACTGCGACTGCACCATCTGGTAGCCGGCGCCCTCGGGGTCGGCGAACGGGTCCAGCCAGGTCTGCACGCGCACCCGAACATGGCCGAACAGGTGGTAGGCCACCACGCTGCCCGCGGCGAACAACGTCAAGCCGATGGCAACCCAGCTGAACCGCTCGGTGGCGATGTAGACCATCACCAGAAACGACGCGTACAGCAGCAGTGAGGTGCCGAGGTCCTTCTCGAACACCATCACACCGACCGAGGCGATCCACGCCACGAGCAGCGGCGCGAGGTCGCGCGGCCGAGGCAGGTCCATGCCCAGGACGTGCTTGCCGGCGCTGGTGAACAGGTTGCGCTTGGCCACCAGGACCGAGGCGAAGAAGATCAGCAGCAGAATCTTGGAGAACTCCGCGGGCTGAATGCTGAAGCCCGGGAAGCGAATCCAGATCTTGGCGCCGTTGGTCTCGGAGAATCTGGCCGGCAGCAGCGCGGGAATGACGAGCAACACCAGGCCGACCAGGCCGCAGACGTAGCCGTAGCGGGCCAGGATCCGGTGGTCCTTGAGGAAGACGAGAGCCAACGAGAAGCCGACGACACCGACCAGCGTCCACAACATCTGCTGAGAGTCGCTGGGGCCCTGGGCCGATGCCGCCAGCTCGCCGGGGACCAGATCGAGCCGGTGGATCATCACCAGGCCAAGGCCGTTGAGCAGCGCGACGATCGGTAGCAGCACCGGGTCGGCGTAGGGCGCGAAGCGCCGGATCGCCAGGTGCGCGCAGATGAACAGAGTCAGGAAGGCAAGGGTGGAGCTGGCCAGATCCCAGCTCATCCCCTGCTCCTGGTTGGCCTCCACGATCATCAGCGCGACCGCGGTGATCAGCGTCGCGAAGATCAGCAGCGCCAACTCGGTGTTGCGTCGGGTCGGGGCCACCGGCGCCACCGTCACGGGGGCCTGCGGTTGGGTGCTCATGCCGCCGCCCGGCAGTCCACACCCGGCTTCTGCGGCGGCGCGGGCAACTGGGTCACGGTCGGCGACGGGCTCGGCGGCGCGGTCGGCACCACGGACTCCGTTGCTGCCGTGGCACTTTCACCACTGGTGGCAGTCGGCGACGGGCTCGGTGAGGGCACCGTGGTGGTGCGCGGTGCCGCCGATGTCGGCGTGGGCGCCGCTGAGCGCGAGGCGCTGGTGGGTGCCGGGCTCGGAGCGGGGGCCGACGACGGTGCCGGTGTCGGAGTGGGTGCCGGTGTCGGGGTTGGCGGGGCGCAGGGCGGCAGCAGCGAACCGCGCGCCAGTTCGCGAAGCTGGCCGATCGCGTTGTCCAGGCTGCCCGCGGGCAGTCCGGCCGAGACCTGCGTGCGCTCGGAGGGCCGCAGATCCTGCAGCCGCATCAGCTGGCAGCCCAGGTTGTCGGTGGCCTGCCCGTAGCTGATCTGGGACAGCTCGTTTCGGTCGTTGAGGCAGCCCAGCAGGTAGGGCTCCTGCAGCGGGTAGCCCAGCATCGAACCCTGAATGCCGCGCATGATCGCGACCGTGCCGTTGTAGGCGCTGACGTAGTAGTTGCTGCGGATGACCTCTCGGCCCACGACCAACCCGGCGATCGCGAGCAACGCCACGAGGGCGGCAACGATGACAATTCGCTTGCGGGAGCGCGGC
Encoded here:
- a CDS encoding serine/threonine-protein kinase, producing MSPRVGVTLSGRYRLQRLIATGGMGQVWEAVDSRLGRRVAVKVLKAEYSSDPEFVERFRAEARTVAMLNHPGIAAVHDYGETDMDGEGRTAYLVMELVNGEPLNSVIKRTGRLSLRHALDMLEQTGRALQVAHAAGLVHRDVKPGNILITPTGQVKLTDFGIAKAVDAAPVTQTGMVMGTAQYIAPEQALGHDATAASDVYALGVVGYEAVSGKRPFVGDGALTVAMKHIKETPAPLPADLPPNVRELIEITLVKNPGMRYRNGGQFADAVGAVRAGRRPPRPNSAPTIRATPAAIPGSSPRLPAVAPTPAPRPRPATGGHRTQPARRTFSSGQRALLWAAGVLGALAIISAILIVLADRDRRNTPPVQRTETETVTPSPSAQPAPSGWDGTGLVIRFAAIEHAHPDDETPS
- the pbpA gene encoding D,D-transpeptidase PbpA, with amino-acid sequence MNTSLRRISIMIMALIVLLLVNATVTQVFRADGLRADPRNQRVLLDEYSRQRGQITAGGQLLAYSVSTSGHYRFLRVYPNPFAYAPVTGFYSLRYSSSGLERAEDTILNGSDQRLFGRRLADFFTGRDPRGGNVDTTIIPRVQQAAWEAMEQGCNGPCKGSVVALEPSTGKILAMVSAPSYDPNLLATHDTEEQGKAWQQLRDDPGSPLTNRAIAETFPPGSTFKVITTAAALQAGVSDTDQLTAAPQIQLPNSTATLENYGGTPCGDGPTASLRDAFARSCNTAFVELGIRVGAEALRSTAQAFGLDSAPAPIPLEVAESTTGPIVDAAALGMSSMGQKDVAVTPLQNAEVAATIANSGVLMQPYLVDSLKGPDLSNIATTAPQEQRRAVSPQVAAKLTDLMIGAEQLTQQKGAIPGVQIASKTGTAEHGTDPRNTPPHAWYIAFAPAQNPKVAIAVLIENGGDRLSATGGSLAAPIGRATIAAALQGAS
- a CDS encoding FtsW/RodA/SpoVE family cell cycle protein — translated: MSTQPQAPVTVAPVAPTRRNTELALLIFATLITAVALMIVEANQEQGMSWDLASSTLAFLTLFICAHLAIRRFAPYADPVLLPIVALLNGLGLVMIHRLDLVPGELAASAQGPSDSQQMLWTLVGVVGFSLALVFLKDHRILARYGYVCGLVGLVLLVIPALLPARFSETNGAKIWIRFPGFSIQPAEFSKILLLIFFASVLVAKRNLFTSAGKHVLGMDLPRPRDLAPLLVAWIASVGVMVFEKDLGTSLLLYASFLVMVYIATERFSWVAIGLTLFAAGSVVAYHLFGHVRVRVQTWLDPFADPEGAGYQMVQSQFSFATGGIFGTGLGNGQPGTVPAASTDFIIAAVGEELGLVGLAGVLLLYTILIVRGLRTAIAVRDSFGKLLAAGLASTLAIQLFIVVGGVTGLIPLTGLTTPWMSYGGSSLVANYLLLAILVKISHAARRPIMTNPHTPIAAASTEVIERV